Proteins found in one Miscanthus floridulus cultivar M001 chromosome 4, ASM1932011v1, whole genome shotgun sequence genomic segment:
- the LOC136550598 gene encoding zinc finger CCCH domain-containing protein 53-like: MDAYEATKVVFSRIQALDPDHAAKIMGFLLIQDHGEKEMIRLAFGPEALLHTVMAKARKDLGLLPAPGSGPGTPTSVTSAAAHSQFLLSRQNSGRCGGGGAGTAPSPLSVSSPSSWAPPPVFSRSNSVVINGAAADEALAAAGGGVGDDLMNPAAGGNAPRSPFFAAGEPLLDELQLQEQLAFLNDAAGGHQLPLFDAASECRSPGAGDAAGFFPYGGLGWANGGGPGHRRSSSVSELCLGGADGLGWKPCLFYARGYCKNGSACRFVHGGLSDDATALAGAKMDTATLEQQCQDILLRSKSQRLAAAAAAAFPYSPTGSLPGSPSAATKCLSLLLQQQQNENQRAAAAAAAAALMLGGDDAHKFMGRPRLDRADLASTMNPGSRQIYLTFPADSTFREEDVSNYFSIYGPVHDVRIPYQQKRMFGFVTFVYPETVKLILAKGNPHFICDARVLVKPYKEKGKVPDKYRKQQLQGERVDFSNGLDARDHFDLHQLGARMLQHSHSANEMLLRRKLEEQQAAELQQAMELQSRRLMGLQLLDLKPRSSPSPIGMPFSPTRAVASPTVESPPDSAGEQGKGSGGFLLPQRRAFNGGDEAESAGDASPNADSDQSAEHNLPDSPFASPTKKSAAAAFSRDPFAPSDSEIAAATAASPGRNAAASFAGINNGGGLTGHLRPSALDIPSPKPYFFPMSRLSSDHGAGAIGM; the protein is encoded by the exons ATGGACGCCTACGAGGCCACCAAGGTGGTGTTCTCGCGGATCCAGGCGCTGGACCCGGACCACGCCGCCAAGATCATGGGCTTCCTGCTCATCCAGGACCACGGCGAGAAGGAGATGATACGCCTCGCCTTTGGCCCCGAGGCGCTGCTCCACACCGTCATGGCCAAGGCGCGCAAGGACCTGGGCCTGCTCCCGGCACCCGGCTCCGGCCCGGGGACGCCCACCTCCGTCACCTCCGCCGCCGCGCACTCGCAGTTCCTGCTCTCGCGCCAGAACTCCGGCCgctgcggcggtggtggcgccgGCACCGCGCCGTCGCCGCTCTCGGTGTCGTCGCCATCGTCGTGGGCGCCGCCGCCCGTGTTCTCCAGGAGCAACAGCGTCGTCATCAATGGCGCGGCGGCGGACGAGGCCttggccgccgccggcggcggcgttggGGACGACCTCATGAACCCGGCCGCCGGCGGGAACGCGCCGCGGTCGCCGTTCTTTGCCGCCGGGGAACCGCTCCTCGACGAGCTCCAGCTGCAGGAGCAGCTCGCGTTCCTCAACGACGCCGCCGGCGGCCACCAGCTGCCCCTGTTCGACGCCGCCAGTGAGTGCCGGAGCCCCGGGGCTGGCGACGCCGCCGGGTTCTTCCCGTACGGCGGCCTCGGCTGGGCCAACGGTGGCGGCCCAGGACACCGCCGGAGTTCGTCGGTCAGCGAGCTCTGCCTCGGCGGGGCCGACGGCCTTGGCTGGAAGCCCTGCCTGTTCTACGCCCGCGGGTACTGCAAGAACGGCAGCGCTTGCCGGTTCGTGCACGGCGGCCTCTCCGACGACGCCACCGCTCTTGCCGGCGCTAAGATGGACACTGCCACCCTGGAGCAGCAGTGTCAGGACATCCTGCTACGCTCCAAGTCCCAGCGccttgccgccgccgcggctGCCGCCTTCCCTTACTCGCCGACCGGCTCGCTCCCTGGCTCCCCGTCCGCGGCTACCAAGTGCCTCAGCTTgctcttgcagcagcagcagaacgAGAACCAGAG GGCGGCAGCTGCAGCGGCCGCCGCGGCGCTGATGCTGGGCGGCGACGACGCGCACAAGTTCATGGGGCGGCCGCGGCTGGACCGCGCCGACTTGGCGAGCACGATGAACCCGGGCTCGCGCCAGATTTACCTCACCTTCCCGGCGGACAGCACCTTCCGCGAGGAGGACGTCTCCAACTACTTCAG CATCTACGGCCCCGTCCACGACGTGCGTATCCCGTACCAGCAGAAGCGCATGTTCGGGTTCGTCACCTTCGTGTACCCGGAGACGGTGAAGCTGATCCTGGCCAAGGGCAACCCGCACTTCATCTGCGACGCGCGCGTGCTCGTCAAGCCCTACAAGGAGAAGGGCAAGGTCCCCGACAAGTACAG GAAGCAGCAGCTGCAAGGCGAGAGGGTGGATTTCTCCAACGGGTTAGACGCCAGAGACCACTTCGATCTGCACCAGCTTG GTGCGAGGATGCTGCAGCACTCGCACAGCGCGAACGAGATGCTGCTGAGGAGGAAGctggaggagcagcaggcagccGAGCTGCAGCAGGCCATGGAGCTCCAGAGCCGCCGCCTCATGGGCCTGCAGCTGCTGGACCTGAAGCCGCGCTCGTCGCCGAGCCCCATCGGCATGCCCTTCAGCCCCACGCGAGCTGTCGCGTCTCCTACCGTCGAGTCGCCGCCCGATTCCG CAGGGGAGCAAGGCAAGGGCAGCGGTGGCTTCCTTCTTCCTCAGAGGCGGGCGTTCAACGGAGGCGATGAGGCGGAATCTGCTGGCGATGCGAGCCCGAACGCAGACAGTGACCAAAG TGCCGAGCACAACCTGCCGGACAGCCCGTTCGCGTCGCCGACCAAAAAGTCCGCCGCCGCGGCCTTCTCGCGCGATCCTTTCGCGCCCAGCGACTCGGAGATCGCCGCCGCAACTGCTGCCTCGCCTGGCCGTAATGCCGCCGCCTCCTTTGCTGGCATCAACAATGGTGGCGGCCTCACTGGCCATCTCAGGCCCTCTGCGCTGGACATACCTTCGCCGAAGCCCTACTTCTTCCCCATGTCCAG GCTGTCCTCCGATCACGGCGCCGGCGCGATCGGGATGTAA